A section of the Veillonella criceti genome encodes:
- a CDS encoding LpxI family protein: MAKVGLLAGVGKLPLEFLRAAQSEGYEVVVIAVIPNTEPALATEAHAFYEINVAKIDKIFKTLHKEGITEVTMLGKVTKEILFKGLVMPDLRTIRLLTKLRNRKDDTIMLTLVEELAKEGIQVVDQTIYMKPLMPKAGVLTKAKPSKEQMADILFGFEVAKQMGGLDIGQTVVVKDLAVMAIEAIEGTDACIKRGGTLGRGEAVVVKTAKPRQDVRFDVPAVGLQTIHSMLEGNCKVLAMEAERTIFVEQEEVLKLANEKGLIICAVEGPDEE, translated from the coding sequence ATGGCAAAAGTCGGATTATTAGCTGGCGTAGGTAAATTGCCGTTGGAATTTTTACGAGCAGCTCAATCAGAAGGCTATGAAGTCGTGGTCATTGCAGTAATTCCAAATACGGAGCCTGCCTTGGCAACGGAAGCGCATGCTTTTTATGAGATTAATGTAGCTAAAATCGATAAAATATTTAAAACGCTTCATAAAGAAGGTATTACAGAAGTTACTATGCTTGGTAAAGTGACGAAAGAAATTTTGTTTAAAGGCTTGGTTATGCCTGATTTACGAACGATTCGTTTACTGACAAAATTGCGGAATCGTAAAGATGATACGATTATGCTTACACTAGTAGAGGAATTGGCTAAAGAAGGAATTCAGGTAGTGGATCAAACTATTTACATGAAACCGTTAATGCCTAAAGCCGGCGTATTGACAAAGGCAAAACCTTCTAAAGAGCAAATGGCTGATATTCTATTTGGCTTTGAAGTAGCTAAACAGATGGGCGGCCTTGATATAGGGCAAACCGTAGTTGTGAAAGACCTGGCTGTGATGGCTATTGAAGCCATTGAAGGAACAGACGCTTGTATTAAACGCGGTGGTACCTTAGGTCGTGGTGAAGCAGTTGTTGTTAAAACAGCGAAGCCTAGACAAGATGTACGTTTTGATGTGCCTGCTGTGGGCTTACAAACCATTCACTCTATGTTAGAAGGAAATTGTAAAGTCTTGGCTATGGAAGCAGAACGCACTATTTTCGTAGAGCAAGAAGAAGTGTTGAAACTTGCGAATGAAAAGGGTTTGATTATTTGTGCCGTAGAAGGGCCTGACGAAGAATAG
- a CDS encoding Rha family transcriptional regulator, whose translation MNLTEILTLDSREVASMINKSHNDLLKDIRRYGDYLIEGKIPLNDFWQESTYKDKIGRSLKCYQITKKGCEFLAHKMTGKKGAIFTATYINRFHEMEEELNNTPSNITLRHTKWGKEKVMTTRDFWQITGVPQGNVNWFLKKFNLEYWILTGKDLRKYKELNNLKNCVTSSMTLIPSYSAIILVKKLDLWTKELQKSFGDYFKPYRDLIVADKQEALALDTDELISIRSEKIIAKINELKRKLIAVDVLLDELIDIRRTKRDHERYGENILKLLYSSSSDMFGINKII comes from the coding sequence ATGAACTTAACAGAAATTTTAACTTTAGACAGTCGTGAAGTTGCTAGTATGATTAATAAATCTCACAATGATTTATTAAAAGATATTAGGCGTTATGGTGATTATCTTATTGAGGGTAAAATTCCCCTCAATGACTTTTGGCAAGAAAGCACCTACAAAGATAAGATTGGGCGAAGTCTTAAATGCTACCAAATCACCAAGAAGGGCTGTGAATTTTTAGCTCATAAGATGACTGGCAAAAAGGGAGCTATATTTACCGCCACATACATTAATCGTTTTCATGAAATGGAAGAAGAATTAAATAATACACCTTCTAATATTACCTTACGTCATACAAAATGGGGCAAAGAGAAAGTAATGACTACCAGGGATTTTTGGCAAATAACAGGTGTTCCCCAAGGTAATGTTAATTGGTTCTTGAAAAAATTTAACCTTGAATATTGGATATTGACGGGAAAAGATTTAAGAAAGTATAAAGAACTTAATAATTTAAAAAATTGTGTAACATCATCCATGACATTGATACCGTCTTATTCCGCAATAATTTTAGTCAAAAAATTAGATTTATGGACTAAAGAATTACAGAAAAGTTTTGGAGATTATTTTAAACCGTATAGAGATTTAATAGTTGCTGATAAACAAGAAGCATTGGCATTAGATACGGACGAATTAATTTCTATTCGAAGCGAAAAAATAATAGCAAAGATAAATGAGCTTAAAAGAAAACTAATTGCTGTTGATGTATTATTGGATGAGTTAATTGATATTAGAAGAACTAAAAGAGATCACGAACGATATGGTGAGAATATATTAAAATTACTATATTCATCGTCAAGTGATATGTTTGGTATTAATAAAATAATTTAA
- a CDS encoding N-acetylmuramoyl-L-alanine amidase family protein, giving the protein MKVFINPGHDRVYDSGAINPVTGVRECDIVAKAGKLLAGYLQTAGLEVRSLQDDSLALVCSESNEWGADLFVSLHCNAFNTEARGTETYYKSFNGQRLAGFIQSQIIRSVPTIDRGCKTGDLYVLNNTDAVAVLVEMAFIDNMDDLALLEQQLDKIVRAIARGITDYWIA; this is encoded by the coding sequence ATGAAAGTATTTATAAACCCCGGCCACGACCGAGTATATGATAGTGGAGCTATCAACCCGGTAACAGGAGTCCGTGAATGTGACATTGTTGCTAAAGCAGGTAAACTGTTAGCTGGCTATTTACAGACTGCAGGTCTTGAAGTTAGGTCACTACAGGATGACAGCTTAGCATTAGTCTGTTCTGAGAGTAATGAGTGGGGCGCTGACTTATTTGTAAGTTTACACTGCAATGCGTTTAACACTGAGGCAAGAGGCACTGAGACTTATTACAAGTCATTTAACGGCCAGCGATTGGCAGGCTTTATCCAATCGCAAATTATACGTAGTGTGCCTACAATAGATCGTGGTTGCAAAACTGGTGATTTATATGTATTAAATAACACTGATGCGGTGGCTGTACTCGTTGAGATGGCATTTATAGACAATATGGATGATTTAGCATTGCTAGAGCAACAATTAGATAAGATTGTACGAGCAATTGCACGAGGTATTACCGATTATTGGATTGCATGA